The genomic stretch GATCTAGCTACAAACATATTATTCCAAGTAGATGAACAGAAAATTTATTCTCAGCCTACTTTCCAGCCCAGTGCTGTTTAGCTCGATAATATCTACGGTCATGATGACCAACCCCGCTCACGCATCTCAAGCAGCTAATCCTGCGGGAACTCATGTTGCTTGCGTGCAAAACCCCCACTCAGCAACCCGTAATATGGTGTGTGAAAGAGTTAGCAACACTCCCGCTCAAGTTAAACCAGCAGTCAAAGTAGCACAAGTTCAACCAAATCAGATTACTGAGCTAGAATTCACCGACGCTGAAAGTGATGAAGCTATACGCTTATTTAACTGTGATTGCCCAATCTGCATCAACGCTGTACGTCAACTGCATGGTGCCGCACCAATGGCAAGCTAGGGTGTGACGTTCGTAGTGAGCCAGCGCGGTCTTGGGGGTCTCCCCCATGAGCGACTTCAGAACCCGTTCGCGCAGCGTCTCGAAGAGAAGGGTGAGCGCTTTAGCGCTCAAATCAAGGACTAAAGTCCTTACTACAAACTTATTCATGTAATATAAAAAGCCAGCTATACATAGGGCAGAATACGAACAATTACTTGAAAAAGAGCCAGAGAGTAACTTTTCTGGCTCTTATTTTGTCTCAAAATAATCAAATTCAGATGAAATTCGGGAACAATTTAGAGTTGACCGAGGTTATGCAGCCCTAAAATTACCCCTACACCTAAGAGATGACCAAAGGAAGTAGTTGCTAATAGCGCAGGTAAACCAAAACCACCAAAAAACTTGGATGAGGGCAAAGCTGGTTCTGATTGGGGATACTTGATACTGGATTTACCGAAGGCGATCGCAATCACATTGCAGAGAATCATAATTATCCCTACTGTCGGACTCCATTGCAACGGGGTTGTGGGAAGAGCAGCAAGCAAGGTGGATGTAATCAACTGATTTTCTCCAAAATTTTTATTGAATAAAAGTATAATCTGAATTTTTCGCAACCAAATTCAACAGTAAACTGGGAATTTGCATCAATAATTTACATATTTTGTCATAACTTCATATAATTACCGTCTTGCTCTTTCTCACTCGCTTGTTATCGTAATAGCTTTCCACACCCCACAAAAGAATTGTACGAAAGATAAATCAAAAAAGGTACTCTCAAGGGTACTGTCAGAAAATCTACGGATTACCCAAAATGAGGAGACAGAAAACTCATTTTAATAAGTCTTATGTTTCTCCAAACCTTTGGCACGGCGATTGTAGACTATAACTTTGCCGCTAGTCCACCACCCAACATAGTCTACCTCGCACCCAACATCGGAACGTTCGTTTTAGCCGACAACGGAACTGCTAATTTTGTTTGGCAAAAAGACGAAAATATTGAGTTTTACTGTGAAAAGCTAGTATATAAAGGAATCCGCACCATCTCAAATGTCAAATATTACGAGTGCGAAATGTTTGTAGAGACATCAATAAGCTGCAAGCAGATGATAAAACTACTGTTTGGTTGCAAGCGTGCAAGCATTGATGACGGATATCGTATCTTTTACCAACGACCCCAAGATGAAGATTATCAGCTTTGGGCTTGGGATGCTCAAACTTTTAAACTGCACAAAAAAGCAAATCACTAGTACGAGGAGTTGGGAGGAGCAAAGTACGAGGTCAAAAACTGCGATCGCCTAAGAGGTTATTTATAAAGTAAACCTTAAATGGTAGGGTGCGTTATAGCAACGCTTAACGCACCGAGAAAGATGGTGCCCTGCGGCTAATAATTAGCCTCTCAAACTCCTAAATCCTTGCATAGCCGTAACACAACGGCAATAAAGCGGGAGGAATATCCACACCGCTTTTTGCCTCCCCTACTTAATGTTTACTTTATAAAATGGTCTCTAAGTTGAGTTTTGCCTACGCAGCGATATCTAGCAACAAATCGCTTTGCGTCTACACACTCCCCAACTTACCGGAGCGGTCTTTCTCGTGACGGGAGCGGTCTTCCTCGTGACGGTAGCGGTCTTCCTCGTGACGGGAGCGGTCTTCCTCGTGACGGGAGCGGTCTTCCTCGTGACGGGAGCGGTCTTCCTCGTGACGGGAGCGGTCTTCCTCGTGACGGGAGCGGTCTTTCTCGTGACGGGAACAGTCTCCCTTAAAACTTTTACAGCCGAATTTTCTTCTTGGCGCGGCAACCAACACCCCAAGGATAATCTAAACTCAAGGTGATAGCGATTATTTCCTGCCTTTGTTATGTCCTCGACTATAGACTCCTTGCCACCAGCTCTTGCTAAAATAGTCCAACGCTTTCAACGCGCTTCTGAACCCAAGCGACGCTACGAACAGTTAATTTGGTACGGACAAAAGCTTAAAGAGTTTCCCGAAGCTGATAAAATACCAGAAAACAAAGTTCCTGGTTGCGTTTCTCAGGTTTATATCACAGCAAACCTGGATGATGATAAGGTGGTTTTTCAAGGCGATTCTGATTCTCAGTTAACCAAAGGATTAGTAGGACTTTTGGCTGAAGGGTTGAATGGACTAACACCTACAGAAATTGTCCAACTAACTCCAGATTTTATCCAAGAAACTGGTTTAAATGTTAGCCTGACACCTTCCCGCGCTAATGGGTTTTACAACATTTTCAAAACCATGCAAAAAAAAGCCCTGGAATGTAAGTTAGATATGTCTAACTAGGGAATGGGGAATGGGGAATGGGGAATGGGGAATAGGTAATGGGGAATGGGAATAGAACAAACAATAATTACCAATTACCAATTACCAATTACCAATTACCAATTACCAATTACCAATTACTAAAAATTTAGTCTGATGTCAACTGATTTATTATCTCCCCCTGTCGGCATTGGTGGTGTAGTTCAAGAATATCTCTGTCTCTTGGAAAACCAGCAATTGCGCGTTGTTTATGAAACTTTGGGTACAGGTTCGCCGATATTATTGCTTCCAGCTTTCAGTACTGTTTCCATGCGATCGGAAATGGGCGAACTTGCCAAGCTTTTATCTCCACATTTTCAAGTTGTGGCTGTAGATTGGCTTGGTTTTGGAGAATCGTCACGCGCCAGTTTAGATTACCGACCTGAATTATATCACCAATTTCTGCAAAATTTTGTTAAATCGATTTTTAATACGCCAATTACAGTAATTGGAGCTGGACATGCTGCCAGTTATGTGCTGCAATTAGCTGTTAATCAGCCAGATGTTGTTTCGCGAATTGTGTTGTTAGCCCCGACTTGGCGAGGTCCTTTGCCGACAATGGGCGCAAGTCAGGAGATTGCGGGTATGGTGAGAGGATTAGTGCGATCGCCTATTCTCGGTCAAGCTCTCTACAAGCTCAACACTACACCATCTTTCTTAAGTTTGATGTATCGTCGCCACGTTTACGCCGATCCTGCTATACTCACACCCAGCTTCATTCAACATAAGTGGCGCAATACTCAAAAGCCAGGAGCAAGATTTGCTCCCGCAGCTTTCGTCACCGGCAACCTCGACGCAGTACGCAGCCAAGCTGATTTTCTCGCACTTGCAAAGCGTTTGTCTGTACCGCTAATGGTGATAATTGGCGAATCTAGTCCCCCCAAATCACGGGCAGATATGGAAGCTTTAGCTAAATTACCAGGTGTGAAAAGCGCCATAATTCCCGGATCTCTAGGACTGCATGAAGAATACCCAGAAGTAGTTCTTCAAGAAGTCTTACCCTTCTTAAAGGCGCTATCATAGGCAAGATAATGATTATCATTAAATAAAAAAAAGGCATTCAGAGTATGTTTACGGAAACACCGAATACAGTGCCTGTAACCGTTCTGACGGGCTACCTGGGTGCGGGGAAAACGACACTTCTCAATCACATCCTCACCTACGAACACGGCAAAAAAGTCGCTGTCATCGTCAATGAATTTGGGGAAGTAGGCATTGATAATCAATTAATTATCGATGCAGATGAAGAAATTTTTGAAATGAACAACGGTTGCATCTGTTGTACAGTGCGCGGTGACTTAATTCGCATCATCGGCAACTTGATGAAGCGGCGTGATAAATTTGACCATTTGGTGATTGAAACTACTGGATTAGCAGACCCAGCACCGGTGATTCAGACGTTCTTTGTTGATGAAGATATGCAAACTCAACTGTCTCTAGATGCAGTGGTGACAGTTGTCGATGCCAAGCATATCTGGCAACATTGGGACGCAGACGAAGCACAAGAACAAATTGCCTTTGCTGATGTGATTTTACTAAATAAAACTGATTTAGTAGCACCAGAACAGTTGGATGAATTAGAAAAGCGGATTCGGTCAATGAATGCAATGGCGAAAATCTACCGCACCCGCAACTCAGAATTAGGAATGGACGCTTTGTTGGGTGTACAAGCCTTTGATTTAGATCGCGCTTTGGAAATTGACCCGAATTTCTTAGGTGAAGATGCTCACGAACATGATGAAAGCGTGTATTCTGTGGCTTTAGTAGAACAAGGCGAAGTGGATGGGC from Tolypothrix sp. NIES-4075 encodes the following:
- a CDS encoding alpha/beta fold hydrolase, with the protein product MSTDLLSPPVGIGGVVQEYLCLLENQQLRVVYETLGTGSPILLLPAFSTVSMRSEMGELAKLLSPHFQVVAVDWLGFGESSRASLDYRPELYHQFLQNFVKSIFNTPITVIGAGHAASYVLQLAVNQPDVVSRIVLLAPTWRGPLPTMGASQEIAGMVRGLVRSPILGQALYKLNTTPSFLSLMYRRHVYADPAILTPSFIQHKWRNTQKPGARFAPAAFVTGNLDAVRSQADFLALAKRLSVPLMVIIGESSPPKSRADMEALAKLPGVKSAIIPGSLGLHEEYPEVVLQEVLPFLKALS
- the psaK gene encoding photosystem I reaction center subunit PsaK, with protein sequence MITSTLLAALPTTPLQWSPTVGIIMILCNVIAIAFGKSSIKYPQSEPALPSSKFFGGFGLPALLATTSFGHLLGVGVILGLHNLGQL
- a CDS encoding SufE family protein; amino-acid sequence: MSSTIDSLPPALAKIVQRFQRASEPKRRYEQLIWYGQKLKEFPEADKIPENKVPGCVSQVYITANLDDDKVVFQGDSDSQLTKGLVGLLAEGLNGLTPTEIVQLTPDFIQETGLNVSLTPSRANGFYNIFKTMQKKALECKLDMSN
- a CDS encoding CobW family GTP-binding protein gives rise to the protein MFTETPNTVPVTVLTGYLGAGKTTLLNHILTYEHGKKVAVIVNEFGEVGIDNQLIIDADEEIFEMNNGCICCTVRGDLIRIIGNLMKRRDKFDHLVIETTGLADPAPVIQTFFVDEDMQTQLSLDAVVTVVDAKHIWQHWDADEAQEQIAFADVILLNKTDLVAPEQLDELEKRIRSMNAMAKIYRTRNSELGMDALLGVQAFDLDRALEIDPNFLGEDAHEHDESVYSVALVEQGEVDGQKLNNWLSELLRTQGPDIFRMKGILNIAGEDNRFVFQGVHMIFDGKGDRPWKPNETRKNELVFIGRNLDEAKLKEDFRACLT